CAAAACCCGAGGCGCTTACCCTCATTAATAAAGTGGTCATGATGATGACGGTCAACTTCATAATACGCAATATTTTGTCAGGTCTGACAATAAAGTGCTCAGACCTAATTAGATCGTAAAAATTCATACATTTGGTTATTCTGTTTATAGTTGGTTTGTTAATAGCTAATTCTCCGGCGGTAACCCAGATATTTTGCCGTGGATAAGATTGCCGTCGAATCCACGGTTTTTTACCATTTTTTAAGTAAATGTTATTTGCTCACAATGATCCTCCTTCCTTCTACTTTAAAATGGATCTTCCCCGTCCGTTCGAGTATGGAAAGTACTTTTGACACTTCGGTGTAACGTGTTATCGAACCCCAAACTGTTTTCCCCTCTACATTGCCCTTATAAACCACATCAATATCATACCACCGCGATAGCTGTTTCATAATATTTTCGATGGGTGTATCTTCAAATGAGAACATGCCGTTTTTCCAGGCCGTTTCTGCTTGTACATCCACATTAACGACACGGATACTGCTACGATCTGAACTGATCTGAGCTTGTTGATTAGGCACCAAAATCCGATAATTATTTTCCGATGCATTCAATCCCCAGACCTTAACAGAGCCTTCGAGTAAAGTCGTTTTGGCATACTGTTCATCTGCATACGAATTGACGTTAAAGTGAGTACCCAGTACCCGCACAGCCTGTTTATCGCTCTGCACAATAAAAGGCCTCTGTTCATCTTTCTCTACTTCAAAATAAGCTTCCCCCTTCAGCTCCACCTTCCGTTCATGTAAATTAACAAACGACAATGGAAATTTAAGACTTGTAGCAGCATTAAGCCAAACCCGGCTGCCATCAGGCAGATTAACCTGATATTGCCCCCCACGCGGGGTTTCAACAGTATTATATCTAATTTCTCCAGCCACATGTCCTTCATCTCCATTTACCTCATATACCAGTTGTCCGTCACTGGTTTTAGAAATAAGTATACCCGGTTGTTTGGCCAACTCCCCTTTATTGGCATCAGTAAGGCTAATCCTTTCGCCATTCGACAAGGTAAGGACAGCCTTGTTGCCACCTGGTGATATGTCCCCCGTCACTACTTCCGCTAGCCGAACCTGACTATTGTTCCCTTTATCTAAATAAAAGAACAGGCCTACTCCCAAGACGAACAATAAACACGCCGCAGCAGCAATGCGCGGCCATAAAACACTTGTCTTTACCTGTTTAAGCTGCAATTCCTCCCATACATCCTTACTGATCCCCTCTATGGTATCGTCAGACAAGTTAGGCCCCTCATTCTGGTAACTGAATAGCCATTTTTCTACCAATGCCTTTTCAGTTTCAGAAAGACTATCTGCTTTATATTTCTCTAATAGCGCTTTGGCTTTTTCGTATGACATAGCTACAATACTTTCCCGTTAATAAAAGTAAGACGAGGAAGTATAGGGGCAACATGTAGATGAATGTAAAAAAAAAATGAAAATTATTACTGATACTCAGAATCCCATTAGCAACATCAACCAGACAAGGGCTGTTAAACGGCCTTTCAGAATATTTAAAGCATTGGAAATCTGCCGGTCTACCGTCTTTTCGGAAATATCCATACGGCAGCCAATTTCTTTATGACTCAAGTGCTGATTACGGCTCAGTTCAAAAGCCTCCCGCATACGTGGCGGAAGTGCCTGTATTTCCACTTCAATTGCAGCTATCATTTGTTTTTCTCGGATCAGATGATCTGTTTTCGCCTCCTCATTTTCTGCAAAAGCAGCAAAAGAACCCACATACTTAGCAGCTACCTGTTCGTG
This is a stretch of genomic DNA from Candidatus Pedobacter colombiensis. It encodes these proteins:
- a CDS encoding DUF4974 domain-containing protein; translated protein: MSYEKAKALLEKYKADSLSETEKALVEKWLFSYQNEGPNLSDDTIEGISKDVWEELQLKQVKTSVLWPRIAAAACLLFVLGVGLFFYLDKGNNSQVRLAEVVTGDISPGGNKAVLTLSNGERISLTDANKGELAKQPGILISKTSDGQLVYEVNGDEGHVAGEIRYNTVETPRGGQYQVNLPDGSRVWLNAATSLKFPLSFVNLHERKVELKGEAYFEVEKDEQRPFIVQSDKQAVRVLGTHFNVNSYADEQYAKTTLLEGSVKVWGLNASENNYRILVPNQQAQISSDRSSIRVVNVDVQAETAWKNGMFSFEDTPIENIMKQLSRWYDIDVVYKGNVEGKTVWGSITRYTEVSKVLSILERTGKIHFKVEGRRIIVSK
- a CDS encoding sigma-70 family RNA polymerase sigma factor; the protein is MLSYKQCDADLVALLREGDECAFTEIYQRYFQLLYTYAYKKLRDQDLVRDILHDFFASLWGNRDTIPAINNLSAYFFTVINRKLIDHFLHEQVAAKYVGSFAAFAENEEAKTDHLIREKQMIAAIEVEIQALPPRMREAFELSRNQHLSHKEIGCRMDISEKTVDRQISNALNILKGRLTALVWLMLLMGF